CATATTTTGTTGATTTCGTGTACTATTCCATGGATTTTTGTTGATATCAAATTTTGACATAGTTTTTGctcaaattttttgtggacgtccattaagatgTTATCTATGGCACTTGTTGGCACTGACGGCCAAAACAAATCATTTAGAAGGTCAAACAATCCCAAAGCAAATAACTCcttattttatcgattttcgtttGTTATATAGTCCATGATCTTTTTTTGGTTATCCGGAATTTTGATGTCTTTTTTGCCCAACTTTTTTTTGGACATCTGTTAAGACGTTAGTTATGAAGGCAGTTAGCTTTGACGACCAAGACGACTCATTTTGAAGATTAAACGAACCCTGAAGCAGTTAAACCCCCCACCCCCCATtttgtgctatagtccatgaatatTTGGTATTCCGAAATTCTTAcgccattttttttcaaatttttcatagacGTCCGTTAATACGTTAGCTATAGTTCCATAGGTCCATGACGGCCAAACCAATccattttaaggtcaaatgagcctcgAAGAAGGCATACcctattttatcgattttcgtgtgctagtTCATGGATTTTAAGTGATTCCGGCCTTTCGATGTcgtttttatccaaaaaaattttgGACATCAGATAAGATGTTATCTATGGAGTCAATTAGCCTTGACGGCCAAAACGGACCATTGTCAAGGTCAAACGACCCCTAGAGCAGGTACACCCCtaattttgtcgattttcataTGCTATAGTCCACAATCTTTTTTGGTAGAATTTCGATGTcttttttgtccaaatttttcGTGGACGTTAGCTATGGAGCTAGTTGGCCCTGACTGCCAAAATAGTCCATTTTGAgggtcaaatgagccccaaaTAAGATAAACCCCcaatttgtcgattttcatgtgctataatccatgaattttttatgaTCCGGAACTCGATgtcttttttgcccaaattttttgtggacttcCGTTAAGACGTTCTATATGGATCTTGTTGGGCTTGACTGCCAAAATtgtccattttcaaggtcaaacgagccctgaaacATGTATATCCGATTTCACCTTTTTCGTGTTCTATagtccataatttttttttgatcaaGAATTCTCACGTCTTTTTTACCTAAATTTTTCCTGGACGTCCGCTAAGACGTCATTTGTGGAGCCAGTTCGCCTTGATGGACAAAACAACCAATTTGAAGGTTAAGCGAGCCCAAAGCAGGTAAATCCCTCATTATGCTAATTTTGTGTGGTATAGTCCACAATCTTTTTTGGAGATTCAGAATTTCGGCATcttttttgatcaattttttcgTGGACATCCATTAAGACGTTAGATATGAAGCAAGTTGGACCTGATGACCAAAACGACTCATTTTGAAGATCAAACAAGCTCTGAAATAGGTAAATCCCCTATCTTaccgactttcgtgtgctatagtccatggatttttggtgatccagaatttcgacattttttttgcttaatttttttgtgtacgTCCGTTAAGACGTAAGTTATGAAGTCAGTTCGCCGTGACGGCCAAAAcggtccattttcaaggtcaaacgagcctagaagaaaatatactcattttgcCGATTATCGTGTACTATAATTAATGGATTTTTAATGATCCTAAATTTCAACATCGTTTTTGCTTAAATTTTTTGTGGAAATCAGTTAAAACTTTATTAATGAAGCCAATTGGCCCTGATAATCAAAACGGGCCATTTTGAAGGTTAAACAAGTCCCAAAGCAGGTCAAACCCTCATCGATTtgttttggtgatccagaattcccacatttttttgcccaaattttttgtggacgtccgttaagacgttagcTATGAAGCCAGTTGGCTTTGACAgccaaaatgactcattttgaATGTCAAACGTGCACcgaagcaggtaaaccccccattttgttgattttcgaGTGCTATTGTCCAAAGATTTTGGGTGATCCGTAATTCTGACATCTTTTTTGctcattttttttgtggacgtctgctAAGACATTTGTTATGGAGTCAATTAGCTCTGACAGTTAAAaaaacccattttcaaggtcaatttgcttattttcttgtactatagtccatgaattttttgtgattcAGAACTTCGACACCTGTTTTTtgctcaatttttttgtggacgtcatTTAAGAAGTTATCTATGGAGTCAATTGGCCCTGACGACCAAAACTGactattttgaaggtcaaacgagcctcaatGCTGGTAAACCCctcattttgccaattttcatatgctatagtccgcaatcttttttttttttgctcaaaTTTTTTGTGAACATCCTTTGAGACGTTATTATGGAATTAGTTAGCTCTGACGGCCAATATTGACCAAGTATTTTGACTTCTTTGAGACGTTACTATGGAATTAGTTAGCTCTGACGGCCAATATTGACCAAGTATTTTGACTTCAAATTGACTTTATATTTACTATTCCCAGAAATTGTTACAATTAAATACTAGTGTAGcaattttagtcaattttagtATCAAACACTGAAAAACgttttttaaatgttgaaattcaatttatgaattaaaataaaaaggtttTCTTCGTAAAAATGAAAGATGTCATTAAACGATTTACACTAAAATAACGGTACAGAAAAATAGAGCGAAGTATCGAAAACACTCcgatataaattattaattttattctcGAACTATAGATAATCTTAAAAACATTCATTTACTTGTCCAACTAAATTTAGATACAACTCCGATATATCTAACATAGCAAGTACTCTCACtcttaataaaaatcaaaataagtaTTGAAAATATCCCTAAACATGACAAGAATTTAGAGATATATTTTACTCATATTACAAAATTAGGAGTGTATTTATTAGTTAAGTTCAatttatcaagtaaaaaaatatttttaagaccCTCAATAGTTTAAAGACGAAACTAataatttctataaataaatatgactTGATTTAGCTTATCaaaagattcaaaaaaaaaaaaagtagatacAACTCcactaatattaaataaaaaaaatttgtagtatAACTCCTATATAATATTCAAAGCAAGATGTATAGGTGAATCGActcattaatttaaaatgacTTTCAAATTAAGTttggaataagaaaaaatgagcAATCTCCTTTTTCGTTatgttataagaaaaaaattgccACTCACAAAGATAAAAAGGCCATTGAAGGGCCAGAGATTTGTTGATATCTTAGCTCCAAAGGCAAATGTGATCAAGAATCACCAAAACTGTGTTAAACTCATTGAGGACTTTCTTCAAACAGGTTGTGTGCAAAATTGTGAACACCCATTAATGGATAAAGAAGATTCAGTTTCGTTGTTATTTAGATTTCATAAAGAAGGGTCTAAAATTGGTGTTAGTTTAGTATCGAATGCGATGAGTTTATGTGCATCGAAAAGGGTTTTTAACGTAGGGATTCAAGTTCATTGTTTGGTGATTGTTAATGGGTTTTTATCTAATGTGTATATTGGTAGTTCTTTGATTAGTTTTTATAGTAATTTTGGAGGAATTGTAGATGCATACCAAGTGTTTGATGAAATGTCCGTGAGAAATGTTGTGTCTTGGAGTGCGCTGTTAAATGGTTTTGCAAAGGAGAATGAGTTGGGTATGTGTTTGAAGCTGTATAAAGGTATGATGGGGTTGGGATTGAAGGTTAATGAATTCGTTTTTACGAGCTTGTTGAGCGTGTGTATGGGTAGTGGATGTTTTGGTTATGGAAGAAGTATCCATTGCCAGATAATTGTTATGGGGTTTGAATCGTATATACATGTTGCAAATGCGATGTTATCAATGTATAGTAAATGTGGGGAAGTAAAGGATATCGTATATACATGTTGCAAATGCGATGTTATCAATGTATAGTAAATGTGGGGAAGTAAAGGATGCTATGTGCATTTTTGATAATACAAAGAGTAAAGATTTGGTGTCATGGAACTCGATGATCTGTGGTTATGGACAGCAAGGACATGTAACTCAAGCTATTGAACTTTTCGAGGAGATGAAGAAGCAAGAAGTGAGACCTGATTCGATTACTTTCCTTGGGGTGTTGTCTTCTTGTCGTCATGCTGGTTTGGTTAAAGAAGGTATGTCTTACTTCAATTCGATGGTTGGTTATGGTGTGAACCCTGAGGTAGATCATTATTCATGTATCGTGGATCTTCTTGGACGAGCACGTTTATTAGAAGAGGCTCGTGAGTTTATCAAAAAGATGCCAATTCAGCCAAATGGTGTTATCTGGGGTTCCTTGCTTATGTCGTGTAGGCTTCAAGGGAACTTACCGTTGGGGATTGAGGCTGCAGAGAATAGGCTTGCACTCGAACCATGGTCCACGTCTACCCATCTGCAGCTGATAAATTTATACGCTCGTTTAGGATACTGGGATCAGGCAGCTAGAGTGCAGAAGTTGATGAAAGATAAAGGACTTAAACGGGATCCTG
The nucleotide sequence above comes from Solanum pennellii chromosome 9, SPENNV200. Encoded proteins:
- the LOC107031198 gene encoding pentatricopeptide repeat-containing protein At2g37320: MSNLLFRYVIRKKLPLTKIKRPLKGQRFVDILAPKANVIKNHQNCVKLIEDFLQTGCVQNCEHPLMDKEDSVSLLFRFHKEGSKIGVSLVSNAMSLCASKRVFNVGIQVHCLVIVNGFLSNVYIGSSLISFYSNFGGIVDAYQVFDEMSVRNVVSWSALLNGFAKENELGMCLKLYKGMMGLGLKVNEFVFTSLLSVCMGSGCFGYGRSIHCQIIVMGFESYIHVANAMLSMYSKCGEVKDAMCIFDNTKSKDLVSWNSMICGYGQQGHVTQAIELFEEMKKQEVRPDSITFLGVLSSCRHAGLVKEGMSYFNSMVGYGVNPEVDHYSCIVDLLGRARLLEEAREFIKKMPIQPNGVIWGSLLMSCRLQGNLPLGIEAAENRLALEPWSTSTHLQLINLYARLGYWDQAARVQKLMKDKGLKRDPGYSWIEISNQVFRFTAEDISMGHIRSIASLVDVLVDHMRNFGVEEIDSDFWCSNLE